A portion of the Micromonospora tarapacensis genome contains these proteins:
- a CDS encoding DUF7782 domain-containing protein codes for MDGHDMLLSPAGVEALRTALTQATFTANGIAGRLGPQATGGVARNDFRAALRTTADRDPLATLIRVFICEQTEPEAAVAAALAPLSIAEALDAGLVERHDGGLRMGLDLEPYGDEWWVLADVPASARPGHALPAEHVLGIGGATQTMIGAAIRRPVQSALDLGTGSGVQALHLGTHARQVTATDVSRRALRFAATTAALNGQDWELLHGDMVAPVAGRRFDLVVSNPPFVVGPGTTTHVYRDSGRVGDAIGAELAAAAPGLLTEGGTMQYLANWVHVTGEDWGERVAGWFAGTGLDAWVIQREVADPMAYVNLWLTDVGEAADPQRMADWLDWFDAHKVEAIGFGVVSLRRGGHDDPVRRVEDLRQRVQAPMGDQIAAWFERQGWLRERAADGLLVARYRAADGLQLRQEATMGTDGWAVDRQVLAMPGGLRWTEEIDPLVLALVGGADGRLPLRDQLALLAAAHDVTVDELAEAAGPIVAHLVERGFIEPVAA; via the coding sequence GTGGACGGACACGACATGCTGCTCTCCCCCGCCGGCGTCGAGGCGCTGCGGACCGCGTTGACCCAGGCCACCTTCACCGCCAACGGCATCGCCGGGCGGCTCGGCCCGCAGGCCACCGGTGGCGTGGCCCGCAACGACTTCCGGGCCGCGCTGCGGACCACCGCCGACCGGGATCCGCTCGCCACCCTGATCCGGGTGTTCATCTGCGAGCAGACCGAGCCGGAGGCCGCCGTCGCCGCCGCGCTGGCACCGCTGTCGATCGCCGAGGCGCTCGACGCTGGTCTGGTCGAACGGCACGACGGTGGGCTGCGGATGGGGCTGGACCTGGAACCGTACGGCGACGAGTGGTGGGTGCTCGCGGACGTGCCCGCCAGCGCCCGCCCCGGCCACGCGCTGCCTGCCGAGCACGTCCTGGGCATCGGCGGGGCGACCCAGACGATGATCGGCGCCGCCATCCGGCGGCCGGTGCAGAGCGCACTCGACCTGGGCACCGGCTCGGGCGTACAGGCACTGCACCTGGGCACCCACGCCCGGCAGGTCACCGCCACCGACGTCTCACGGCGCGCGTTGCGGTTCGCCGCCACCACCGCCGCGCTCAACGGACAGGACTGGGAGCTGCTGCACGGTGACATGGTGGCGCCGGTCGCCGGTCGCCGCTTCGACCTGGTGGTGAGCAATCCGCCGTTCGTGGTCGGGCCGGGGACCACCACGCACGTCTACCGCGACTCCGGCCGCGTCGGCGACGCGATCGGCGCCGAACTCGCCGCCGCCGCCCCCGGCCTGCTCACCGAGGGCGGCACCATGCAGTACCTCGCCAACTGGGTGCACGTGACCGGCGAGGACTGGGGCGAGCGGGTGGCCGGCTGGTTCGCCGGCACCGGCCTGGACGCCTGGGTGATCCAGCGCGAGGTCGCGGACCCGATGGCGTACGTCAACCTGTGGTTGACCGATGTCGGGGAGGCGGCAGACCCGCAGCGGATGGCCGACTGGCTCGACTGGTTCGACGCGCACAAGGTGGAGGCGATCGGCTTCGGCGTCGTCTCGCTGCGCCGGGGCGGCCACGACGACCCGGTGAGGCGCGTGGAGGACCTGCGCCAGCGGGTCCAGGCGCCGATGGGCGACCAGATCGCCGCCTGGTTCGAACGGCAGGGCTGGCTGCGCGAGCGTGCCGCGGACGGGCTGCTGGTCGCGCGCTACCGCGCCGCCGACGGGCTCCAGCTCCGGCAGGAGGCGACGATGGGCACCGACGGCTGGGCAGTGGACCGCCAGGTCCTCGCCATGCCCGGCGGGCTGCGCTGGACCGAGGAGATCGATCCGCTGGTGCTGGCCCTGGTGGGTGGGGCCGACGGGCGGCTGCCACTGCGCGACCAGCTCGCGCTGCTCGCCGCCGCCCATGACGTGACCGTCGACGAGCTGGCCGAGGCGGCCGGCCCGATCGTCGCGCACCTGGTCGAGCGGGGCTTCATCGAGCCGGTGGCCGCCTGA
- the dtd gene encoding D-aminoacyl-tRNA deacylase — MRAVVQTVGRASVSVDGEVVGAIGDGLLVLLGVTHTDTTETARAMARKVHELRILDDERSAADAGAAILVVSQFTLYGDARKGRRPTWTAAAPAAVAEPIVAAVVEALRQRGATVQTGRFRAHMLVESVNVGPRTILLDL; from the coding sequence ATGCGAGCGGTGGTGCAGACGGTCGGCCGGGCCAGCGTCAGCGTCGACGGCGAGGTCGTCGGTGCGATCGGCGACGGGCTGCTGGTGCTGCTCGGGGTGACCCACACCGACACCACCGAGACCGCCCGGGCGATGGCCCGCAAGGTGCATGAGCTGCGCATCCTGGACGACGAACGGTCGGCGGCCGATGCCGGGGCGGCGATCCTGGTGGTCAGCCAGTTCACCCTCTACGGCGATGCCCGCAAGGGCCGCCGCCCGACCTGGACGGCGGCGGCCCCGGCAGCGGTGGCCGAACCGATCGTGGCAGCGGTGGTCGAGGCGTTGCGGCAGCGAGGCGCCACCGTCCAGACCGGCCGGTTCCGGGCACACATGCTGGTGGAGAGCGTCAACGTCGGCCCGCGCACCATTCTCCTCGATCTCTGA
- a CDS encoding sporulation protein produces the protein MVFKRLMQAMGVGGPSVETVLANPSCRPGGQLEGTIAVTGGDHGVDVSYVALGLLTRVEVESGDNEYATNQEFQRQQVTGAFRLEAGQRYDVPFRFDVPWETPLTELYGQHLSGMTMGLRTELEVARAVDKGDLDAVAVHPLPAQERLLEALLRLGFRFARADVERGHLYGAHQTLPFYQEIEFYPAPQYAGAMNQLEVTFVTDPRQVQVVLELDKRGGLFTEGRDAFGRFTVEHASAVGADLAAQLDAWLRQSLQRRGLFG, from the coding sequence GTGGTCTTCAAGCGGCTCATGCAGGCGATGGGCGTTGGCGGTCCGTCGGTGGAGACGGTGCTGGCGAACCCGAGCTGCCGGCCCGGCGGCCAACTGGAGGGCACCATCGCGGTCACCGGTGGCGACCACGGCGTGGACGTGTCGTACGTGGCGCTGGGCCTGCTCACCCGGGTCGAGGTGGAGAGCGGCGACAACGAGTACGCCACCAACCAGGAGTTCCAGCGGCAGCAGGTCACCGGCGCGTTCCGGCTGGAGGCGGGTCAGCGCTACGACGTCCCGTTCCGGTTCGACGTGCCCTGGGAAACCCCGCTCACCGAACTGTACGGGCAGCACCTGTCGGGGATGACCATGGGACTGAGGACGGAGCTGGAGGTGGCCCGCGCGGTCGACAAGGGTGACCTGGACGCGGTGGCGGTGCATCCGCTGCCGGCGCAGGAGCGTCTGCTGGAGGCGCTGCTGCGGCTCGGCTTCCGGTTCGCCCGGGCCGACGTGGAACGGGGGCATCTCTACGGCGCCCACCAGACGCTGCCGTTCTACCAGGAGATCGAGTTCTACCCGGCACCGCAGTACGCGGGCGCGATGAACCAGCTGGAGGTCACCTTCGTCACCGACCCTCGGCAGGTTCAGGTGGTGCTCGAACTGGACAAGCGCGGTGGGCTGTTCACCGAGGGCCGGGACGCCTTCGGCCGTTTCACCGTCGAGCACGCCTCGGCCGTCGGCGCCGACCTGGCCGCTCAGCTCGACGCCTGGCTGCGCCAGTCCCTGCAACGCCGCGGCCTGTTCGGCTGA
- the sigB gene encoding RNA polymerase sigma factor SigB, with protein sequence MALQMMEHRTHTGTETVHGVDTLTDLDATDERGVSTDLVRAYLNGIGRTKLLTAAQEVDLAKRIEAGLFADEKLATCTPVSPELRADLELVARQGRAAKNHLLEANLRLVVSIAKRYTGRGMAFLDLIQEGNLGLIRAVEKFDYTKGYKFSTYATWWIRQAITRAMADQARTIRIPVHMVEQVNRMVRARRELAVSLGREPTVAEVARALDVPEFQVIELISYDREPVSLDQAVGEDGESALGDFVAAVDPSAEPGDSAARGELRNEVSIVLATLSQREQAVIRLRFGLDDGRQRTLDEVGREFGLSRERIRQIEKVTLLKLRAPERAQRLEAYAC encoded by the coding sequence ATGGCCCTGCAGATGATGGAGCACCGGACACACACCGGCACCGAGACGGTGCACGGCGTCGACACCCTGACCGACCTGGACGCCACCGACGAGCGGGGCGTCTCCACGGACCTGGTCCGGGCATACCTCAACGGAATCGGGCGGACGAAGCTGCTGACCGCGGCGCAGGAGGTGGACCTGGCGAAGCGGATCGAGGCCGGCCTGTTCGCCGACGAGAAACTGGCCACCTGCACGCCGGTCTCCCCGGAACTGCGCGCCGACCTGGAACTGGTGGCACGGCAGGGCCGGGCCGCCAAGAACCACCTGCTGGAGGCCAACCTCCGCCTGGTCGTCAGCATCGCCAAGCGGTACACCGGCCGGGGCATGGCCTTCCTCGACCTCATCCAGGAAGGCAACCTCGGCCTCATCCGCGCCGTCGAGAAATTCGACTACACCAAGGGCTACAAATTCTCCACCTACGCCACCTGGTGGATCCGCCAGGCCATCACCCGAGCCATGGCCGACCAGGCCCGCACCATCCGCATCCCGGTACACATGGTCGAGCAGGTGAACCGGATGGTCCGCGCCCGCAGGGAACTGGCGGTGTCGCTGGGTCGGGAACCAACGGTCGCCGAGGTCGCCCGCGCGCTCGACGTGCCGGAGTTCCAGGTGATCGAGCTGATCTCGTACGACCGGGAGCCGGTCAGCCTGGACCAGGCCGTCGGCGAGGACGGTGAGAGCGCACTCGGTGACTTCGTCGCCGCCGTCGACCCGTCCGCCGAGCCGGGCGACTCCGCCGCCCGCGGTGAGCTTCGCAACGAGGTGAGCATCGTGCTGGCCACCCTGTCCCAGCGCGAACAGGCGGTGATCCGGCTGCGGTTCGGGCTCGACGACGGCCGGCAGCGCACCCTGGACGAGGTCGGCCGCGAGTTTGGCCTCTCCCGCGAACGGATCCGGCAGATCGAGAAGGTGACGCTGCTCAAGTTGCGGGCCCCGGAGCGGGCTCAGCGGCTGGAGGCGTACGCCTGCTGA
- a CDS encoding acetoin utilization protein AcuC has product MSDDTVVVWDESLLAYDLGDHPLDPVRVELTIALARELGILQRPGVRLVRPAPADDALLTRVHDPRYLDAVRIAPRDPLFAGFGLGTSDNPVFEGMHESSALVAGASVAAAEAVWRGEARRAVNVAGGLHHAMPARAAGFCVYNDPAVAIARLLDLGAERIAYVDVDVHHGDGVQQVFWDDPRVLTISLHETPLALFPGTGFPDETGGPNAAGTAVNIPLPPGIEDAGWQRAFHAIVPSVLRAFRPQLLFTQCGADAHRRDPLADLHLSVDGQRATYLALRALADELCDGRWVATGGGGYALVEVVPRAWTHLLAVATGAPLDPATLTPPAWRELATARRPGFDVPLRMTDDVDPAYEPWQPTGEPNPVDRAIAATRKAVFPLLGLDPHDPRD; this is encoded by the coding sequence ATGTCCGACGACACGGTGGTGGTGTGGGACGAGTCGTTGCTCGCCTACGACCTCGGTGATCACCCGCTCGACCCGGTGCGGGTGGAACTGACCATCGCGCTCGCCCGGGAGCTGGGCATCCTGCAACGACCGGGGGTGCGGCTGGTCCGTCCGGCGCCCGCCGACGACGCGTTGCTGACCCGGGTGCACGACCCGCGCTACCTGGACGCGGTCCGGATCGCGCCGCGCGACCCGCTCTTCGCCGGCTTCGGTCTCGGCACCTCGGACAATCCGGTCTTCGAGGGAATGCACGAATCCAGTGCGCTGGTCGCCGGTGCCAGCGTGGCCGCGGCCGAGGCGGTCTGGCGTGGCGAGGCGCGTCGCGCGGTGAACGTGGCGGGCGGCCTGCACCACGCCATGCCCGCCCGGGCGGCCGGTTTCTGCGTCTACAACGACCCGGCGGTGGCCATCGCCCGGCTGCTCGACCTGGGTGCCGAGCGGATCGCGTACGTCGATGTCGACGTGCACCACGGCGACGGGGTGCAACAGGTCTTCTGGGACGACCCGCGGGTGCTGACGATCAGCCTGCACGAGACCCCGCTGGCGCTCTTTCCCGGCACCGGCTTTCCCGACGAGACCGGTGGCCCGAACGCCGCGGGCACCGCGGTCAACATCCCGCTGCCGCCGGGCATCGAGGACGCCGGCTGGCAGCGGGCCTTCCACGCGATCGTGCCGTCGGTGCTGCGCGCGTTCCGCCCGCAACTGCTGTTCACCCAGTGCGGGGCGGACGCCCACCGCCGCGACCCGCTCGCCGACCTGCACCTCTCCGTCGACGGCCAGCGCGCCACGTACCTGGCGTTGCGGGCGCTCGCCGACGAGCTGTGCGACGGCCGCTGGGTGGCCACCGGCGGTGGCGGGTACGCCCTGGTCGAGGTGGTGCCCCGGGCCTGGACGCACCTGCTGGCGGTGGCCACCGGCGCGCCGTTGGACCCGGCGACGCTGACGCCGCCGGCCTGGCGGGAACTGGCCACGGCCCGCCGTCCCGGCTTCGACGTGCCGCTGCGGATGACCGACGACGTCGACCCGGCGTACGAGCCGTGGCAGCCCACGGGCGAGCCGAACCCGGTGGACCGGGCGATCGCCGCGACCCGCAAGGCGGTCTTCCCGCTGCTCGGCCTCGATCCGCACGATCCGCGCGACTGA
- a CDS encoding sulfurtransferase has product MSGTEDLLVEVGRLSAELDGADPPTLLDVRWRLAGPPGREDYAAGHLPGAVFVDLDTALCGPPGPAGRHPLPDPAALQAALRAAGVRAGHPVVVYDGGDGMSAARAWWTLRWAGHRPVRLLPGGFPAWTAAGLPTSTDQPVPAPGDVTVRPGALPVLDATAAARLAAAGEGILLDVRAAPRYRGEHEPIDPVAGHVPAAVNLPATEYVAQGRFPAVAALRERFAGAGVTDAAPVGAYCGSGVTAAQAVLALHLAGRPDAALYVGSWSNWVADPDRPVATGPAPDA; this is encoded by the coding sequence ATGTCCGGTACCGAGGATCTTCTGGTCGAGGTCGGGCGGCTCAGCGCCGAACTCGACGGCGCCGACCCGCCGACCCTGCTCGACGTCCGCTGGCGGCTGGCCGGGCCGCCCGGGCGGGAGGACTACGCGGCGGGCCACCTGCCCGGCGCGGTCTTCGTCGACCTGGACACGGCGCTGTGCGGTCCGCCCGGTCCGGCCGGCCGGCATCCCCTGCCCGACCCGGCCGCGTTGCAGGCGGCGTTGCGAGCCGCCGGCGTGCGTGCCGGGCACCCCGTGGTGGTGTACGACGGCGGCGACGGGATGTCGGCGGCCCGCGCCTGGTGGACGCTGCGCTGGGCGGGTCACCGGCCGGTGCGGCTGCTGCCCGGCGGCTTCCCGGCCTGGACGGCTGCCGGCCTGCCGACCAGCACCGACCAGCCGGTCCCCGCACCCGGCGACGTGACCGTCCGCCCGGGTGCCCTGCCGGTGCTGGACGCCACGGCGGCCGCCCGGCTGGCCGCGGCCGGCGAGGGCATCCTGCTCGACGTGCGGGCCGCCCCGCGTTACCGGGGCGAGCACGAGCCGATCGACCCGGTCGCCGGCCACGTGCCCGCGGCGGTGAACCTGCCCGCCACCGAGTACGTCGCGCAGGGCCGCTTCCCAGCCGTCGCGGCGCTGCGCGAGCGCTTCGCCGGCGCCGGGGTGACCGACGCCGCGCCCGTCGGGGCGTACTGCGGCTCGGGAGTGACCGCCGCGCAGGCGGTACTCGCGTTGCACCTGGCCGGTCGCCCCGACGCCGCGCTCTACGTGGGGTCGTGGAGCAACTGGGTGGCCGACCCGGACCGGCCGGTCGCCACCGGCCCGGCACCCGACGCCTGA
- a CDS encoding metal-dependent transcriptional regulator, with the protein MKSHDLVDTTEMYLRTILELEEEGVPPLRARIAERLRQSGPTVSQTVARMERDGLLTVEGDRHLTLTEQGRNSAVSVMRKHRLAELLLVNVIGMPYEEAHEEACRWEHVMSDAVEKRVYDLLNRPTRSPYGNPIPGLEQLGSPGQAEPESADGERNLAFPGLTGKVIVRRICESVQTDGEVLRQLHAAGVDPGATVTVAQERDGVAVDRSGESVRLPREVASRVFVAAV; encoded by the coding sequence ATGAAGTCACACGACCTGGTCGACACGACCGAAATGTACCTGCGCACCATCCTCGAACTCGAGGAGGAGGGCGTGCCGCCGTTGCGCGCCCGGATCGCCGAACGGTTGCGCCAGAGTGGCCCCACCGTCAGCCAGACCGTCGCCCGGATGGAACGCGACGGCCTGCTGACCGTCGAGGGCGACCGGCACCTGACCCTCACCGAACAGGGGCGCAACAGCGCCGTCTCGGTGATGCGCAAGCACCGGCTCGCCGAGCTGCTGCTGGTCAACGTGATCGGGATGCCCTACGAGGAGGCCCACGAAGAGGCCTGCCGCTGGGAGCACGTGATGAGCGACGCGGTGGAGAAGCGGGTCTACGACCTGCTCAACCGGCCGACCCGGTCGCCGTACGGCAACCCGATCCCCGGGCTGGAGCAGCTGGGTTCCCCCGGCCAGGCCGAGCCGGAGTCGGCCGACGGTGAGCGCAACCTGGCATTCCCCGGCCTCACCGGCAAGGTGATCGTCCGGCGGATCTGCGAGAGCGTGCAGACCGACGGGGAGGTGCTCCGGCAGTTGCATGCCGCCGGCGTCGACCCGGGTGCGACGGTGACGGTGGCGCAGGAACGCGACGGCGTGGCGGTCGACCGTTCCGGCGAGAGCGTACGGCTGCCCCGCGAGGTGGCGTCCCGGGTCTTCGTCGCCGCCGTCTGA
- a CDS encoding DUF5522 domain-containing protein, giving the protein MSGERRPLAARPLTEPHPSRLSPEHPGRERILSAHAVALAAGDAGYPDPDSGLFVLTAGFLARRGTCCGRGCRHCPYVD; this is encoded by the coding sequence ATGAGCGGAGAGCGACGGCCCCTGGCGGCGCGGCCCCTGACCGAGCCGCACCCGTCCCGGCTGTCGCCCGAGCACCCCGGGCGGGAGCGGATCCTGAGCGCCCACGCCGTCGCGCTGGCCGCCGGGGACGCCGGCTATCCCGACCCCGACAGCGGGCTGTTCGTGCTCACCGCGGGTTTCCTGGCCCGCCGGGGCACCTGCTGCGGCCGGGGTTGCCGGCACTGCCCGTACGTGGACTGA
- a CDS encoding YciI family protein, with protein sequence MAQYAVLIYSPAPADPMDLTPDYAALLERYPAQVAELGGQILTGFALQPSTTATAVRGDLVTDGPFVEAKEVVAGFFILEAPDLDVALKIARLNPATIDGGVEVRPLFVPPAE encoded by the coding sequence ATGGCCCAGTACGCAGTCCTGATCTACTCGCCGGCGCCGGCCGACCCGATGGACCTGACGCCCGACTACGCGGCGCTGCTGGAACGGTACCCGGCGCAGGTGGCCGAGTTGGGCGGGCAGATCCTGACCGGCTTCGCGCTCCAGCCGAGCACCACGGCCACGGCCGTGCGCGGCGACCTCGTCACCGACGGCCCGTTCGTCGAGGCCAAGGAGGTCGTCGCCGGGTTCTTCATCCTGGAGGCGCCCGACCTGGACGTCGCCCTGAAGATCGCCAGGCTCAACCCGGCCACCATCGACGGCGGGGTGGAGGTCCGGCCACTGTTCGTGCCGCCGGCCGAGTGA
- a CDS encoding RNA polymerase sigma factor — protein sequence MSSAPHRVAAERAVADAHRREWAFVLAATARVAGDFDLAEECVQEAYVAALGAWGRDGVPQKPGAWLTATARRKALDVLRRRQVFRTKLPLLVEPDEAEIDIPDEVAVPDDRLRLVFTCCHPAIAREAQVALTLRLVCGVSTADIARAFLVTEPTMAARITRAKKKISAARIPYRVPEAAELPERLDAVLTVVHLLYTTGHTAPTGDELIRADLVQRALHLNRMLLALMPDEPEVRGLLALLLLTDARRDTRVDAHGRLLRLAEQDRAAWDRTAIGEGHHLVVDAFRTGRAGRHALQAAIAALHALAPSYAATDWPQIITLYDALGRSWPSPVVALNRAVAVSMVDGPATALAEVDALARDTRLTGYHYLPAIRADLLRRLDRNAEAARAYRAALDLVDNDAEREFLTARLAETTES from the coding sequence GTGAGCAGCGCTCCACACCGCGTCGCGGCGGAACGCGCGGTGGCCGACGCGCACCGTCGCGAGTGGGCTTTCGTGCTCGCCGCGACGGCGCGCGTCGCCGGTGACTTCGATCTCGCCGAGGAGTGCGTCCAGGAGGCGTACGTCGCCGCGTTGGGTGCGTGGGGGCGCGACGGCGTACCGCAGAAGCCCGGTGCGTGGCTCACCGCGACCGCCCGGCGCAAGGCCCTCGACGTGCTGCGCCGGCGGCAGGTCTTCCGCACCAAGCTGCCCCTGCTCGTGGAACCGGACGAGGCGGAGATCGACATCCCCGACGAGGTCGCCGTGCCGGACGACCGGTTGCGCCTGGTCTTCACCTGCTGCCATCCGGCGATCGCCCGCGAGGCGCAGGTGGCGCTCACCCTGCGCCTGGTCTGCGGGGTGAGCACGGCCGACATCGCCCGCGCCTTCCTGGTCACCGAGCCGACGATGGCGGCCCGGATCACCCGGGCCAAGAAGAAGATCTCCGCCGCCCGGATCCCCTACCGGGTGCCCGAGGCCGCCGAGCTGCCCGAGCGACTGGACGCGGTGCTCACCGTCGTGCACCTGCTCTACACCACCGGGCACACCGCGCCCACCGGCGACGAGCTGATCCGCGCCGACCTGGTGCAGCGCGCGTTGCACCTGAACCGGATGCTGCTGGCCCTGATGCCCGACGAACCGGAGGTACGCGGGCTGCTCGCGCTGCTGCTGCTCACCGACGCCCGCCGGGACACCCGCGTCGACGCGCACGGCCGGCTGCTGCGGCTGGCGGAGCAGGACCGCGCCGCCTGGGACCGGACCGCCATCGGCGAGGGTCACCACCTGGTGGTCGACGCGTTCCGCACCGGACGGGCCGGCCGGCACGCGCTCCAGGCCGCCATAGCCGCCCTGCACGCCCTGGCGCCCAGCTACGCCGCGACCGACTGGCCACAGATCATCACCCTCTACGACGCGCTGGGCCGGTCCTGGCCCTCGCCGGTCGTCGCGCTGAACCGGGCGGTGGCCGTGTCGATGGTGGACGGACCTGCCACGGCGCTCGCCGAGGTCGACGCGCTCGCCCGGGACACCCGCCTCACCGGCTACCACTACCTCCCGGCGATCCGCGCCGACCTGCTGCGCCGGCTCGACCGGAACGCGGAGGCGGCCCGGGCGTACCGGGCCGCACTGGACCTGGTCGACAACGACGCCGAACGGGAGTTCCTCACCGCCCGCCTCGCCGAGACGACCGAGTCGTGA
- a CDS encoding DUF2332 domain-containing protein, with translation MTIAERYTRFAEREVRGVSPAYERLARWVSGDDELLALLGALPPAAQQPNLLFAVVRLHNGPVEDPAAFGAYAVGNWPAIEAEIRHRVTQTNEAGRCAVLLPVLAALPQPLALLEVGAAAGLCLFPDRYAYRYGGGSTAARPSWSGRHLLGAGEPVLDCIASNLAPPARRPEVVWRAGLDLNPLDVTDPADVAWLDALIWPEHEHRRARLRAAAAVVAADPPLLVRGDLVDDLPALAAQAPADATLVVFHTSVLYLVPQPRRAAFVEVVRGLPGHWVANEAPTVLPYEGLPRPPIDAHLNVLALDGRPLAWTRGHGQEISWFG, from the coding sequence ATGACGATCGCCGAGCGGTACACCAGGTTTGCCGAGCGCGAGGTGCGCGGGGTTTCGCCCGCCTACGAGCGGCTGGCGCGCTGGGTGTCCGGCGACGACGAACTGCTCGCCCTGCTCGGCGCCCTCCCGCCGGCCGCGCAGCAGCCCAACCTGCTCTTCGCCGTGGTCCGTCTGCACAACGGCCCGGTCGAGGATCCGGCGGCGTTCGGCGCGTACGCCGTCGGGAACTGGCCGGCGATCGAGGCGGAGATCCGTCACCGGGTGACGCAGACCAACGAGGCCGGTCGCTGTGCCGTGCTGCTGCCGGTGCTCGCCGCGTTGCCGCAGCCCCTCGCCCTGCTGGAGGTCGGCGCCGCCGCCGGGCTCTGCCTCTTCCCCGACCGGTACGCCTACCGCTACGGCGGCGGCTCGACGGCGGCCAGGCCGAGCTGGTCCGGTCGCCACCTGCTCGGCGCGGGCGAGCCGGTCCTCGACTGCATCGCCAGCAACCTGGCGCCGCCGGCCCGCCGGCCGGAGGTGGTGTGGCGGGCCGGGCTGGACCTGAACCCGCTCGACGTGACGGATCCGGCGGATGTCGCCTGGCTGGACGCGTTGATCTGGCCGGAGCACGAGCATCGGCGTGCCCGGCTGCGGGCCGCGGCGGCCGTCGTCGCCGCGGACCCGCCGCTGCTGGTCCGCGGCGACCTGGTGGACGACCTGCCGGCGCTGGCGGCACAGGCGCCGGCCGACGCGACCCTGGTGGTGTTCCACACGTCCGTGCTCTACCTGGTGCCGCAGCCGCGCCGGGCGGCCTTCGTCGAGGTGGTACGCGGGCTGCCCGGGCACTGGGTCGCCAACGAGGCGCCGACGGTGCTGCCGTACGAGGGGCTGCCGCGGCCACCGATCGACGCGCACCTCAACGTGCTCGCGCTCGACGGCCGGCCGCTCGCGTGGACCAGGGGCCACGGCCAGGAGATCAGCTGGTTCGGATAG
- the nrdR gene encoding transcriptional regulator NrdR, producing MRCPYCRHADSRVVDSREADDGQLIRRRRACPECGKRFTTVEEAVLAVVKRSGVTEPFSRTKIIGGVRKACQGRPVDEDSIALLAQRVEETVRAKGAAEIPSHEVGLAILGPLRDLDEVAYLRFASVYRSFDSLADFEREIETLRAAARAREGAGAESAGATGHAQ from the coding sequence ATGCGGTGTCCGTACTGCCGGCACGCCGACTCCCGGGTGGTCGACTCGCGGGAGGCCGACGACGGACAGCTGATCCGTCGGCGGCGGGCCTGCCCGGAGTGCGGAAAGCGGTTCACCACCGTCGAGGAGGCGGTGCTCGCCGTCGTCAAGCGCAGCGGGGTGACCGAGCCGTTCAGCCGGACGAAGATCATCGGCGGGGTGCGCAAGGCGTGCCAGGGCCGGCCGGTCGACGAGGACTCGATCGCGCTGCTGGCGCAGCGGGTCGAGGAGACCGTCCGGGCCAAGGGGGCCGCCGAGATCCCCAGCCACGAGGTCGGGCTGGCCATCCTGGGCCCCCTGCGGGACCTGGACGAGGTCGCCTACCTGCGGTTCGCCAGCGTCTACCGGTCGTTCGACTCCCTCGCCGACTTCGAGCGGGAGATCGAGACGCTGCGGGCCGCCGCGCGGGCCCGGGAGGGCGCCGGAGCCGAGTCGGCCGGCGCCACCGGCCACGCGCAGTGA
- the lexA gene encoding transcriptional repressor LexA, whose product MTEDRANRPQSPQQSTEAGPPAARRRSVTRARAGQPAVRPVTPVVSAFPDPVTVDLTARQRRILDFIRTWVERHGYPPSVREIGEAVGLVSPSSVAYQLKELEKKGFLRRDPNRPRAVDVRSPNDVDDELSRSQRPTPAYVPMLGRIAAGGPILAEQSMEEVFPLPRELVGEGEVFMLQVKGDSMLDAAICDGDWVVVRQQPTADSGEIVAAMLDGEATVKTYRRRDGHVWLMPQNPAFDPIPGDDATIMGRVVAVLRRI is encoded by the coding sequence GTGACCGAGGACCGGGCCAACCGGCCGCAGAGCCCGCAGCAGAGCACCGAGGCGGGCCCACCGGCCGCCCGACGGCGCAGCGTCACCCGCGCCCGCGCCGGGCAGCCCGCCGTGCGGCCCGTGACCCCGGTGGTCAGTGCCTTCCCCGACCCGGTGACGGTGGACCTGACCGCCCGGCAGCGGCGCATCCTCGACTTCATCCGTACCTGGGTGGAGCGCCACGGTTATCCACCGAGCGTGCGCGAGATCGGCGAGGCGGTCGGCCTGGTCTCCCCGTCGAGCGTCGCCTACCAGCTCAAGGAGCTGGAGAAGAAGGGCTTCCTGCGGCGCGACCCGAACCGGCCGCGCGCTGTCGACGTCCGCTCCCCCAACGACGTCGACGACGAGCTCAGTCGCTCCCAGCGCCCCACACCGGCGTACGTGCCGATGCTCGGCCGCATCGCCGCCGGTGGGCCGATCCTCGCCGAGCAGTCGATGGAGGAGGTCTTCCCGCTGCCCCGCGAGCTGGTCGGCGAGGGCGAGGTGTTCATGCTCCAGGTCAAGGGTGACTCGATGCTCGACGCGGCGATCTGCGACGGCGACTGGGTGGTGGTCCGGCAGCAGCCGACCGCGGATTCGGGCGAGATCGTCGCCGCCATGCTCGACGGCGAGGCGACCGTGAAGACCTACCGCCGGCGCGACGGTCACGTCTGGTTGATGCCGCAGAACCCGGCCTTCGACCCGATCCCCGGCGACGACGCCACGATCATGGGTCGGGTGGTCGCGGTGCTGCGCCGGATCTGA